A stretch of Stigmatopora argus isolate UIUO_Sarg chromosome 22, RoL_Sarg_1.0, whole genome shotgun sequence DNA encodes these proteins:
- the ddx46 gene encoding putative ATP-dependent RNA helicase DDX46 isoform X1 yields MKASQICDVLYWNGTTIESESPALTWNIWTCFTTQFHNVTMGRESRHYRKRSNSPRRSGSRSRSRSPDKRYKKDDRDRSRRERSRSRDRRRSRSRDRKRPRRSRSRERRRSRSRERKKSGSKGRTRRSRSVSPGKNRKTDEKSKSREKENLDLAPDKKKIKEEKEEEKVEDQQDFDQNKLEEEMRKRKERVEKWREEQRKKAIENIGEIKKELEEMKQGKKWSLEDDDDDDEDTPVPMEADDDEEEEEDGEGKGEPKEGEVMEEKMDESEKDVAVEKEEEEDDVDPLDAYMEEVKQEVKKFNMGGVKGNDTKGATVTKVVTVVKTKKGPPTHKKKGELMENDQDAMEYSSEEEEVDLQTALTGFQTKQRKILEPVDHGKIQYEPYRKNFYVEVPDLARMSVEEVNAYRLEMEGITVKGKGCPKPIKTWVQCGVSMKILSSLKKQSYEKPTPIQTQAIPAIMSGRDLIGIAKTGSGKTIAFLLPMFRHIMDQRPLEEAEGPIAVIMTPTRELALQITKECKKFSKSLSLNVVCVYGGTGISEQIAELKRGAEIIVCTPGRMIDMLGANSGRVTNLRRATYVVLDEADRMFDMGFEPQVMRIVDNVRPDRQTVMFSATFPRAMEALARRILIKPLEILVGGRSVVCSDVEQHVLVIEEDQKFLKLLEILGHYQEKGSVIIFVDKQEHADGLLKDLMKASYPCMSLHGGIDQYDRDSIINDFKNGACRLMVATSVAARGLDVKQLILVVNYNCPNHYEDYVHRAGRTGRAGNKGYAYTFITEDQVRYAGDIIKALELSGSPVPAALEQLWASFKDQQKAEGKSIKSSSGFSGKGFKFDETEHALANERKKLQRAALGLQDSDDEEGALDIEEQIESMFNSKKRVKDLMAPGAAGGGGSSGASAGSFSGLSGLGPTSAGNIQKLEMAKRLALKINAQKNLGAEAQDVMQQATNAILRGGTIMTPSVSAKTIAEQLAEKINAKLNYTPVEKLEEERQAAEQSETVKRYEEELEINDFPQTARWKVTSKEALQRIGEYSEAAITIRGTYFPPGKEPKEGERKIYLAIESANELAVTKAKTEITRLIKEELIRLQNSYQPTSKGRYKVL; encoded by the exons ATGAAAGCGTCGCAGATTTGTGACGTCTTATACTGGAACGGAACCACCATAGAATCTGAAAGTCCCGCACTAACGTGGAACATTTGGACTTGTTTTACGACTCAGTTTCACAACGTTACAATGGGAAGAGAATCGCG ACATTACAGAAAGCGTTCGAACTCGCCTCGGCGATCCGGTAGCCGCTCGAGAAGTCGTTCTCCGGATAAACGCTACAAGAAGGACGATCGGGACCGAAGCCGGAGGGAGAGATCTCGGAGCCGGGACAGACGTAGATCTCGTTCCCGAGACAGAAAGCGACCCAG ACGTTCCAGGAGCAGAGAGAGGAGGAGGTCCAGAAGCCGTGAACGGAAAAAGTCGGGAAGCAAGGGGCGGACTAGGAGGTCACGTTCAGTCAGTCCTGGCAAGAACAGGAAAACCGATGAAAA GTCAAAGAgcagagaaaaagaaaatctggATCTTGcacctgacaaaaaaaagattaaggaagagaaggaagaggagaagGTAGAGGAT caGCAGGACTTTGACCAAAATAAACTGGAGGAAGAAATGAGGAAGCGGAAGGAGCGTGTGGAGAAGTGGCGTGAGGAGCAGCGCAAGAAGGCCATCGAGAACATCGGCGAGATCAAGAAAGAGCTGGAGGAGATGAAACAGGGCAAGAAGTGGAGCCTGGAGGATGACGACG ACGATGACGAAGACACACCCGTCCCCATGGAGGCGGACgatgacgaggaggaggaggaggatggagAAGGCAAAGGGGAGCCCAAGGAGGGCGAGGTCATGGAGGAGAAAATGGACGAGAGTGAGAAGGACGTGGCCgtggagaaggaagaggaggaggacgacgttGACCCGCTTGACGCTTATATGGAAGAGGTGAAGCAGGAGGTGAAGAAGTTCAACATGGGAGGCGTGAAAGGAAACGACACG AAAGGAGCAACGGTCACCAAAGTTGTGACTGTGGTTAAAACCAAAAAAGGACCTCCCACTCACAAGAAGAAGGGCGAGTTGATGGAGAATGACCAGGATGCAATGGAG TACTCATCAGAGGAGGAAGAAGTAGACCTCCAGACAGCGCTGACTGGCTTCCAGACCAAGCAGAGGAAGATCCTCGAGCCCGTCGACCACGGCAAGATCCAGTACGAGCCTTACCGCAAGAACTTCTACGTGGAGGTGCCCGATCTGGCCAGGATGTCCGTTGAGG AGGTTAACGCTTACCGGCTGGAAATGGAGGGGATTACGGTGAAGGGGAAAGGCTGCCCCAAGCCAATCAAGACATGGGTGCAATGCGGCGTCTCCATGAAGATCCTCTCTTCCCTCAAAAA GCAAAGTTACGAGAAGCCCACCCCTATCCAAACCCAAGCCATCCCCGCCATCATGTCGGGCCGAGACCTTATCGGCATCGCCAAGACGGGCAGTGGCAAAACCATTGCCTTCTTGCTGCCCATGTTCAGACACATCATGGACCAGAGGCCCCTGGAGGAGGCGGAGGGACCTATCG ctGTGATCATGACACCCACCAGAGAGTTGGCGTTACAGATCACCAAGGAGTGCAAGAAGTTCTCGAAATCGCTGTCACTCAATGTGGTGTGCGTGTACGGGGGCACGGGGATCAGCGAACAG ATTGCAGAGTTAAAGCGAGGAGCCGAGATCATCGTGTGCACGCCGGGGAGAATGATTGACATGTTGGGTGCTAACAGCG GTCGCGTCACTAACCTGCGCAGAGCTACGTATGTTGTGCTCGACGAAGCTGACAGGATGTTCGACATGGGGTTCGAGCCGCAG GTCATGCGCATCGTGGACAACGTTCGTCCGGACAGGCAGACGGTGATGTTCTCCGCGACCTTCCCCAGAGCAATGGAGGCGTTGGCTCGCCGGATCCTGATAAAGCCCCTGGAGATCCTGGTGGGCGGACGCAGTGTGGTCTGCTCCGACGTCGAGCAGCATGTG CTGGTGATTGAGGAGGACCAAAAGTTCTTGAAGCTGCTGGAAATCCTGGGCCACTATCAGGAGAAGGGATCCGTCATCATCTTCGTCGACAAGCAGGAGCACGCCGACGGCCTCCTCAAAGATCTGATGAAGGCTTCGTACCCGTGCATGTCCCTGCATGGAG GCATCGATCAATACGACCGAGACAGCATCATCAACGACTTCAAGAACGGTGCCTGCCGCCTTATGGTGGCCACGTCGGTGGCGGCGCGAGGCCTCGATGTCAAGCAGCTCATTCTGGTGGTCAACTATAACTGCCCTAACCATTACGAGGACTACGTGCACAGGGCCGGGCGCACGGGCAGGGCGGGCAACAAGGGCTACGCCTATACCTTCATCACAGAGGACCAGGTCCGATATGCCGGCGATATCATCAAAGCCTTGGAGCTGTCCGGTTCCCCTGTGCCGGCTGCGTTAGAGCAGCTGTGGGCCTCGTTCAAAGATCAGCAAAAagcg GAGGGCAAGTCCATCAAAAGCAGTAGCGGCTTCTCAGGCAAAGGCTTCAAGTTCGACGAGACCGAGCACGCGTTGGCCAATGAGAGGAAGAAGCTCCAAAGGGCAGCGCTCGGCTTGCAGGATTCGGATGACGAGGAAGGAGCTCTGGAT ATTGAAGAGCAGATCGAGAGCATGTTCAACTCCAAGAAGCGCGTGAAGGATCTGATGGCTCCGGGCGCGGCGGGCGGGGGAGGTTCGTCGGGCGCTTCCGCGGGCTCGTTTAGCGGGCTATCGGGTCTGGGCCCCACGTCTGCCGGGAACATCCAGAAGCTGGAGATGGCCAAGCGTTTGGCACTCAAGATCAACGCCCAGAAGAACCTAGGCGCCGAGGCTCAA GATGTGATGCAGCAGGCCACCAACGCCATCCTGCGAGGCGGCACCATCATGACGCCTTCGGTGTCGGCCAAGACCATTGCCGAGCAGCTGGCCGAGAAGATCAACGCCAAGCTCAACTACACGCCGGTGGAGAAACTGGAGGAAGAGCGACAGGCTGCTGAGCAGTCGGAGACCGTCAAACGCTACGAGGAAGAGCTGGAGATTAACGACTTCCCCCAG ACGGCCAGGTGGAAGGTTACTTCCAAAGAAGCCCTACAGAGGATCGGCGAGTATTCGGAAGCCGCCATCACCATCAGAGGAACCTACTTCCCCCCGGGCAAGGAGCCCAAGGAGGGAGAGCGCAAAATCTACTTGGCTATTGAAA GTGCAAATGAGCTGGCTGTGACCAAGGCAAAAACAGAGATTACACGTCTCATCAAGGAAGAGCTCATCAGATTA caAAACTCCTACCAGCCGACCAGCAAAGGACGATATAAAGTGCTGTAA
- the ddx46 gene encoding putative ATP-dependent RNA helicase DDX46 isoform X3: MKASQICDVLYWNGTTIESESPALTWNIWTCFTTQFHNVTMGRESRHYRKRSNSPRRSGSRSRSRSPDKRYKKDDRDRSRRERSRSRDRRRSRSRDRKRPRRSRSRERRRSRSRERKKSGSKGRTRRSKSREKENLDLAPDKKKIKEEKEEEKVEDQQDFDQNKLEEEMRKRKERVEKWREEQRKKAIENIGEIKKELEEMKQGKKWSLEDDDDDDEDTPVPMEADDDEEEEEDGEGKGEPKEGEVMEEKMDESEKDVAVEKEEEEDDVDPLDAYMEEVKQEVKKFNMGGVKGNDTKGATVTKVVTVVKTKKGPPTHKKKGELMENDQDAMEYSSEEEEVDLQTALTGFQTKQRKILEPVDHGKIQYEPYRKNFYVEVPDLARMSVEEVNAYRLEMEGITVKGKGCPKPIKTWVQCGVSMKILSSLKKQSYEKPTPIQTQAIPAIMSGRDLIGIAKTGSGKTIAFLLPMFRHIMDQRPLEEAEGPIAVIMTPTRELALQITKECKKFSKSLSLNVVCVYGGTGISEQIAELKRGAEIIVCTPGRMIDMLGANSGRVTNLRRATYVVLDEADRMFDMGFEPQVMRIVDNVRPDRQTVMFSATFPRAMEALARRILIKPLEILVGGRSVVCSDVEQHVLVIEEDQKFLKLLEILGHYQEKGSVIIFVDKQEHADGLLKDLMKASYPCMSLHGGIDQYDRDSIINDFKNGACRLMVATSVAARGLDVKQLILVVNYNCPNHYEDYVHRAGRTGRAGNKGYAYTFITEDQVRYAGDIIKALELSGSPVPAALEQLWASFKDQQKAEGKSIKSSSGFSGKGFKFDETEHALANERKKLQRAALGLQDSDDEEGALDIEEQIESMFNSKKRVKDLMAPGAAGGGGSSGASAGSFSGLSGLGPTSAGNIQKLEMAKRLALKINAQKNLGAEAQDVMQQATNAILRGGTIMTPSVSAKTIAEQLAEKINAKLNYTPVEKLEEERQAAEQSETVKRYEEELEINDFPQTARWKVTSKEALQRIGEYSEAAITIRGTYFPPGKEPKEGERKIYLAIESANELAVTKAKTEITRLIKEELIRLQNSYQPTSKGRYKVL; encoded by the exons ATGAAAGCGTCGCAGATTTGTGACGTCTTATACTGGAACGGAACCACCATAGAATCTGAAAGTCCCGCACTAACGTGGAACATTTGGACTTGTTTTACGACTCAGTTTCACAACGTTACAATGGGAAGAGAATCGCG ACATTACAGAAAGCGTTCGAACTCGCCTCGGCGATCCGGTAGCCGCTCGAGAAGTCGTTCTCCGGATAAACGCTACAAGAAGGACGATCGGGACCGAAGCCGGAGGGAGAGATCTCGGAGCCGGGACAGACGTAGATCTCGTTCCCGAGACAGAAAGCGACCCAG ACGTTCCAGGAGCAGAGAGAGGAGGAGGTCCAGAAGCCGTGAACGGAAAAAGTCGGGAAGCAAGGGGCGGACTAGGAG GTCAAAGAgcagagaaaaagaaaatctggATCTTGcacctgacaaaaaaaagattaaggaagagaaggaagaggagaagGTAGAGGAT caGCAGGACTTTGACCAAAATAAACTGGAGGAAGAAATGAGGAAGCGGAAGGAGCGTGTGGAGAAGTGGCGTGAGGAGCAGCGCAAGAAGGCCATCGAGAACATCGGCGAGATCAAGAAAGAGCTGGAGGAGATGAAACAGGGCAAGAAGTGGAGCCTGGAGGATGACGACG ACGATGACGAAGACACACCCGTCCCCATGGAGGCGGACgatgacgaggaggaggaggaggatggagAAGGCAAAGGGGAGCCCAAGGAGGGCGAGGTCATGGAGGAGAAAATGGACGAGAGTGAGAAGGACGTGGCCgtggagaaggaagaggaggaggacgacgttGACCCGCTTGACGCTTATATGGAAGAGGTGAAGCAGGAGGTGAAGAAGTTCAACATGGGAGGCGTGAAAGGAAACGACACG AAAGGAGCAACGGTCACCAAAGTTGTGACTGTGGTTAAAACCAAAAAAGGACCTCCCACTCACAAGAAGAAGGGCGAGTTGATGGAGAATGACCAGGATGCAATGGAG TACTCATCAGAGGAGGAAGAAGTAGACCTCCAGACAGCGCTGACTGGCTTCCAGACCAAGCAGAGGAAGATCCTCGAGCCCGTCGACCACGGCAAGATCCAGTACGAGCCTTACCGCAAGAACTTCTACGTGGAGGTGCCCGATCTGGCCAGGATGTCCGTTGAGG AGGTTAACGCTTACCGGCTGGAAATGGAGGGGATTACGGTGAAGGGGAAAGGCTGCCCCAAGCCAATCAAGACATGGGTGCAATGCGGCGTCTCCATGAAGATCCTCTCTTCCCTCAAAAA GCAAAGTTACGAGAAGCCCACCCCTATCCAAACCCAAGCCATCCCCGCCATCATGTCGGGCCGAGACCTTATCGGCATCGCCAAGACGGGCAGTGGCAAAACCATTGCCTTCTTGCTGCCCATGTTCAGACACATCATGGACCAGAGGCCCCTGGAGGAGGCGGAGGGACCTATCG ctGTGATCATGACACCCACCAGAGAGTTGGCGTTACAGATCACCAAGGAGTGCAAGAAGTTCTCGAAATCGCTGTCACTCAATGTGGTGTGCGTGTACGGGGGCACGGGGATCAGCGAACAG ATTGCAGAGTTAAAGCGAGGAGCCGAGATCATCGTGTGCACGCCGGGGAGAATGATTGACATGTTGGGTGCTAACAGCG GTCGCGTCACTAACCTGCGCAGAGCTACGTATGTTGTGCTCGACGAAGCTGACAGGATGTTCGACATGGGGTTCGAGCCGCAG GTCATGCGCATCGTGGACAACGTTCGTCCGGACAGGCAGACGGTGATGTTCTCCGCGACCTTCCCCAGAGCAATGGAGGCGTTGGCTCGCCGGATCCTGATAAAGCCCCTGGAGATCCTGGTGGGCGGACGCAGTGTGGTCTGCTCCGACGTCGAGCAGCATGTG CTGGTGATTGAGGAGGACCAAAAGTTCTTGAAGCTGCTGGAAATCCTGGGCCACTATCAGGAGAAGGGATCCGTCATCATCTTCGTCGACAAGCAGGAGCACGCCGACGGCCTCCTCAAAGATCTGATGAAGGCTTCGTACCCGTGCATGTCCCTGCATGGAG GCATCGATCAATACGACCGAGACAGCATCATCAACGACTTCAAGAACGGTGCCTGCCGCCTTATGGTGGCCACGTCGGTGGCGGCGCGAGGCCTCGATGTCAAGCAGCTCATTCTGGTGGTCAACTATAACTGCCCTAACCATTACGAGGACTACGTGCACAGGGCCGGGCGCACGGGCAGGGCGGGCAACAAGGGCTACGCCTATACCTTCATCACAGAGGACCAGGTCCGATATGCCGGCGATATCATCAAAGCCTTGGAGCTGTCCGGTTCCCCTGTGCCGGCTGCGTTAGAGCAGCTGTGGGCCTCGTTCAAAGATCAGCAAAAagcg GAGGGCAAGTCCATCAAAAGCAGTAGCGGCTTCTCAGGCAAAGGCTTCAAGTTCGACGAGACCGAGCACGCGTTGGCCAATGAGAGGAAGAAGCTCCAAAGGGCAGCGCTCGGCTTGCAGGATTCGGATGACGAGGAAGGAGCTCTGGAT ATTGAAGAGCAGATCGAGAGCATGTTCAACTCCAAGAAGCGCGTGAAGGATCTGATGGCTCCGGGCGCGGCGGGCGGGGGAGGTTCGTCGGGCGCTTCCGCGGGCTCGTTTAGCGGGCTATCGGGTCTGGGCCCCACGTCTGCCGGGAACATCCAGAAGCTGGAGATGGCCAAGCGTTTGGCACTCAAGATCAACGCCCAGAAGAACCTAGGCGCCGAGGCTCAA GATGTGATGCAGCAGGCCACCAACGCCATCCTGCGAGGCGGCACCATCATGACGCCTTCGGTGTCGGCCAAGACCATTGCCGAGCAGCTGGCCGAGAAGATCAACGCCAAGCTCAACTACACGCCGGTGGAGAAACTGGAGGAAGAGCGACAGGCTGCTGAGCAGTCGGAGACCGTCAAACGCTACGAGGAAGAGCTGGAGATTAACGACTTCCCCCAG ACGGCCAGGTGGAAGGTTACTTCCAAAGAAGCCCTACAGAGGATCGGCGAGTATTCGGAAGCCGCCATCACCATCAGAGGAACCTACTTCCCCCCGGGCAAGGAGCCCAAGGAGGGAGAGCGCAAAATCTACTTGGCTATTGAAA GTGCAAATGAGCTGGCTGTGACCAAGGCAAAAACAGAGATTACACGTCTCATCAAGGAAGAGCTCATCAGATTA caAAACTCCTACCAGCCGACCAGCAAAGGACGATATAAAGTGCTGTAA
- the ddx46 gene encoding putative ATP-dependent RNA helicase DDX46 isoform X2, whose amino-acid sequence MKASQICDVLYWNGTTIESESPALTWNIWTCFTTQFHNVTMGRESRHYRKRSNSPRRSGSRSRSRSPDKRYKKDDRDRSRRERSRSRDRRRSRSRDRKRPRRSRSRERRRSRSRERKKSGSKGRTRRSRSVSPGKNRKTDEKSKSREKENLDLAPDKKKIKEEKEEEKVEDQDFDQNKLEEEMRKRKERVEKWREEQRKKAIENIGEIKKELEEMKQGKKWSLEDDDDDDEDTPVPMEADDDEEEEEDGEGKGEPKEGEVMEEKMDESEKDVAVEKEEEEDDVDPLDAYMEEVKQEVKKFNMGGVKGNDTKGATVTKVVTVVKTKKGPPTHKKKGELMENDQDAMEYSSEEEEVDLQTALTGFQTKQRKILEPVDHGKIQYEPYRKNFYVEVPDLARMSVEEVNAYRLEMEGITVKGKGCPKPIKTWVQCGVSMKILSSLKKQSYEKPTPIQTQAIPAIMSGRDLIGIAKTGSGKTIAFLLPMFRHIMDQRPLEEAEGPIAVIMTPTRELALQITKECKKFSKSLSLNVVCVYGGTGISEQIAELKRGAEIIVCTPGRMIDMLGANSGRVTNLRRATYVVLDEADRMFDMGFEPQVMRIVDNVRPDRQTVMFSATFPRAMEALARRILIKPLEILVGGRSVVCSDVEQHVLVIEEDQKFLKLLEILGHYQEKGSVIIFVDKQEHADGLLKDLMKASYPCMSLHGGIDQYDRDSIINDFKNGACRLMVATSVAARGLDVKQLILVVNYNCPNHYEDYVHRAGRTGRAGNKGYAYTFITEDQVRYAGDIIKALELSGSPVPAALEQLWASFKDQQKAEGKSIKSSSGFSGKGFKFDETEHALANERKKLQRAALGLQDSDDEEGALDIEEQIESMFNSKKRVKDLMAPGAAGGGGSSGASAGSFSGLSGLGPTSAGNIQKLEMAKRLALKINAQKNLGAEAQDVMQQATNAILRGGTIMTPSVSAKTIAEQLAEKINAKLNYTPVEKLEEERQAAEQSETVKRYEEELEINDFPQTARWKVTSKEALQRIGEYSEAAITIRGTYFPPGKEPKEGERKIYLAIESANELAVTKAKTEITRLIKEELIRLQNSYQPTSKGRYKVL is encoded by the exons ATGAAAGCGTCGCAGATTTGTGACGTCTTATACTGGAACGGAACCACCATAGAATCTGAAAGTCCCGCACTAACGTGGAACATTTGGACTTGTTTTACGACTCAGTTTCACAACGTTACAATGGGAAGAGAATCGCG ACATTACAGAAAGCGTTCGAACTCGCCTCGGCGATCCGGTAGCCGCTCGAGAAGTCGTTCTCCGGATAAACGCTACAAGAAGGACGATCGGGACCGAAGCCGGAGGGAGAGATCTCGGAGCCGGGACAGACGTAGATCTCGTTCCCGAGACAGAAAGCGACCCAG ACGTTCCAGGAGCAGAGAGAGGAGGAGGTCCAGAAGCCGTGAACGGAAAAAGTCGGGAAGCAAGGGGCGGACTAGGAGGTCACGTTCAGTCAGTCCTGGCAAGAACAGGAAAACCGATGAAAA GTCAAAGAgcagagaaaaagaaaatctggATCTTGcacctgacaaaaaaaagattaaggaagagaaggaagaggagaagGTAGAGGAT CAGGACTTTGACCAAAATAAACTGGAGGAAGAAATGAGGAAGCGGAAGGAGCGTGTGGAGAAGTGGCGTGAGGAGCAGCGCAAGAAGGCCATCGAGAACATCGGCGAGATCAAGAAAGAGCTGGAGGAGATGAAACAGGGCAAGAAGTGGAGCCTGGAGGATGACGACG ACGATGACGAAGACACACCCGTCCCCATGGAGGCGGACgatgacgaggaggaggaggaggatggagAAGGCAAAGGGGAGCCCAAGGAGGGCGAGGTCATGGAGGAGAAAATGGACGAGAGTGAGAAGGACGTGGCCgtggagaaggaagaggaggaggacgacgttGACCCGCTTGACGCTTATATGGAAGAGGTGAAGCAGGAGGTGAAGAAGTTCAACATGGGAGGCGTGAAAGGAAACGACACG AAAGGAGCAACGGTCACCAAAGTTGTGACTGTGGTTAAAACCAAAAAAGGACCTCCCACTCACAAGAAGAAGGGCGAGTTGATGGAGAATGACCAGGATGCAATGGAG TACTCATCAGAGGAGGAAGAAGTAGACCTCCAGACAGCGCTGACTGGCTTCCAGACCAAGCAGAGGAAGATCCTCGAGCCCGTCGACCACGGCAAGATCCAGTACGAGCCTTACCGCAAGAACTTCTACGTGGAGGTGCCCGATCTGGCCAGGATGTCCGTTGAGG AGGTTAACGCTTACCGGCTGGAAATGGAGGGGATTACGGTGAAGGGGAAAGGCTGCCCCAAGCCAATCAAGACATGGGTGCAATGCGGCGTCTCCATGAAGATCCTCTCTTCCCTCAAAAA GCAAAGTTACGAGAAGCCCACCCCTATCCAAACCCAAGCCATCCCCGCCATCATGTCGGGCCGAGACCTTATCGGCATCGCCAAGACGGGCAGTGGCAAAACCATTGCCTTCTTGCTGCCCATGTTCAGACACATCATGGACCAGAGGCCCCTGGAGGAGGCGGAGGGACCTATCG ctGTGATCATGACACCCACCAGAGAGTTGGCGTTACAGATCACCAAGGAGTGCAAGAAGTTCTCGAAATCGCTGTCACTCAATGTGGTGTGCGTGTACGGGGGCACGGGGATCAGCGAACAG ATTGCAGAGTTAAAGCGAGGAGCCGAGATCATCGTGTGCACGCCGGGGAGAATGATTGACATGTTGGGTGCTAACAGCG GTCGCGTCACTAACCTGCGCAGAGCTACGTATGTTGTGCTCGACGAAGCTGACAGGATGTTCGACATGGGGTTCGAGCCGCAG GTCATGCGCATCGTGGACAACGTTCGTCCGGACAGGCAGACGGTGATGTTCTCCGCGACCTTCCCCAGAGCAATGGAGGCGTTGGCTCGCCGGATCCTGATAAAGCCCCTGGAGATCCTGGTGGGCGGACGCAGTGTGGTCTGCTCCGACGTCGAGCAGCATGTG CTGGTGATTGAGGAGGACCAAAAGTTCTTGAAGCTGCTGGAAATCCTGGGCCACTATCAGGAGAAGGGATCCGTCATCATCTTCGTCGACAAGCAGGAGCACGCCGACGGCCTCCTCAAAGATCTGATGAAGGCTTCGTACCCGTGCATGTCCCTGCATGGAG GCATCGATCAATACGACCGAGACAGCATCATCAACGACTTCAAGAACGGTGCCTGCCGCCTTATGGTGGCCACGTCGGTGGCGGCGCGAGGCCTCGATGTCAAGCAGCTCATTCTGGTGGTCAACTATAACTGCCCTAACCATTACGAGGACTACGTGCACAGGGCCGGGCGCACGGGCAGGGCGGGCAACAAGGGCTACGCCTATACCTTCATCACAGAGGACCAGGTCCGATATGCCGGCGATATCATCAAAGCCTTGGAGCTGTCCGGTTCCCCTGTGCCGGCTGCGTTAGAGCAGCTGTGGGCCTCGTTCAAAGATCAGCAAAAagcg GAGGGCAAGTCCATCAAAAGCAGTAGCGGCTTCTCAGGCAAAGGCTTCAAGTTCGACGAGACCGAGCACGCGTTGGCCAATGAGAGGAAGAAGCTCCAAAGGGCAGCGCTCGGCTTGCAGGATTCGGATGACGAGGAAGGAGCTCTGGAT ATTGAAGAGCAGATCGAGAGCATGTTCAACTCCAAGAAGCGCGTGAAGGATCTGATGGCTCCGGGCGCGGCGGGCGGGGGAGGTTCGTCGGGCGCTTCCGCGGGCTCGTTTAGCGGGCTATCGGGTCTGGGCCCCACGTCTGCCGGGAACATCCAGAAGCTGGAGATGGCCAAGCGTTTGGCACTCAAGATCAACGCCCAGAAGAACCTAGGCGCCGAGGCTCAA GATGTGATGCAGCAGGCCACCAACGCCATCCTGCGAGGCGGCACCATCATGACGCCTTCGGTGTCGGCCAAGACCATTGCCGAGCAGCTGGCCGAGAAGATCAACGCCAAGCTCAACTACACGCCGGTGGAGAAACTGGAGGAAGAGCGACAGGCTGCTGAGCAGTCGGAGACCGTCAAACGCTACGAGGAAGAGCTGGAGATTAACGACTTCCCCCAG ACGGCCAGGTGGAAGGTTACTTCCAAAGAAGCCCTACAGAGGATCGGCGAGTATTCGGAAGCCGCCATCACCATCAGAGGAACCTACTTCCCCCCGGGCAAGGAGCCCAAGGAGGGAGAGCGCAAAATCTACTTGGCTATTGAAA GTGCAAATGAGCTGGCTGTGACCAAGGCAAAAACAGAGATTACACGTCTCATCAAGGAAGAGCTCATCAGATTA caAAACTCCTACCAGCCGACCAGCAAAGGACGATATAAAGTGCTGTAA